The Nocardioides campestrisoli genome includes a window with the following:
- a CDS encoding septum formation family protein — translation MRGALPSLACAVALALVGCTSGGGDSSPSEPSESRSSSSSPSAAPPETPSAAPARPRAGRCYRLDSREALASAAEAPPVSCRSAHTAVTYSTGFLELDPADPAGALDSPRVRRQVAPTCQRRLARFLGGSLEQRRLSLLTRVWFTPSPAQVEQGARWFRCDVIAAQSDDRLLALPRPNRLRGILRAPGPRNAFATCGTARPGTPAFRRVACSRRHSWRAVASVSLGQGAYPPRAQIFRRMDPRCTAAARARARNKFSFTWAEERPTRAQWSAGRRYGLCWTAVQR, via the coding sequence GTGAGAGGCGCGCTGCCGAGCCTGGCCTGCGCCGTCGCGCTGGCCCTGGTCGGCTGCACCTCCGGCGGCGGGGACTCCTCGCCCTCGGAGCCGTCGGAGTCCCGGTCGTCCTCGTCCTCCCCCTCAGCCGCACCGCCCGAGACCCCCTCGGCGGCACCGGCCCGGCCCCGGGCGGGGCGCTGCTACCGGCTGGACTCACGCGAGGCCCTGGCCTCCGCAGCGGAGGCTCCCCCGGTCTCCTGCCGCTCGGCGCACACGGCCGTGACCTACTCCACCGGGTTCCTGGAGCTGGACCCCGCCGATCCCGCCGGGGCGCTCGACAGCCCGCGGGTACGCCGGCAGGTCGCCCCCACCTGCCAGCGGCGGCTGGCACGGTTCCTCGGCGGCTCCCTGGAGCAGCGGCGGCTCTCGCTGCTGACCCGGGTGTGGTTCACCCCGTCACCCGCGCAGGTCGAGCAGGGAGCACGGTGGTTCCGGTGCGACGTGATCGCGGCGCAGTCGGACGACCGGCTGCTGGCCCTGCCCCGCCCGAACCGGCTGCGGGGAATCCTGCGGGCCCCCGGTCCGCGCAACGCCTTCGCCACCTGCGGGACCGCGCGGCCGGGGACCCCGGCCTTCCGCCGGGTGGCCTGCTCCCGCCGGCACAGCTGGCGGGCGGTGGCCAGCGTGAGCCTGGGCCAGGGCGCCTACCCGCCGCGGGCGCAGATCTTCCGTCGGATGGATCCCCGGTGCACCGCCGCCGCCAGGGCACGTGCCCGGAACAAGTTCAGCTTCACCTGGGCCGAGGAGCGCCCCACCCGGGCGCAGTGGAGCGCCGGGCGGCGCTACGGCCTGTGCTGGACCGCTGTCCAGCGCTGA
- a CDS encoding FAD-binding oxidoreductase, producing MSLVVAPREGRRHAAAVARLQASYAALPPGAPVRLAKTTTNLFRPRVEVGTGLDVSGLDGVLSVDPESRRAEVQGMCTYERLVAATLPHGLIPLVVPQLRTITLGGAVSGLGIESTSFRSGLPHESVLEMDVLTGGGTLVTCRPGDDLFDAFPSSYGSLGYATRLRIELEPIGTHVALRHVEFPDAGSLAAAVEEVVATRRWEGERVDGMDGVAFTPTQLRLTLARFGAEPGPVSDYTRTGVYWRSVQERETDLLTAADYVWRWDTDWFWCSRAFGLGHPVVRRLWPRRWRRSDVYQRLVALDRRVGLVDRLDARAGRPRRERVVQDVEVPVEALGEFLAWFDREVGMRPVWLCPLRLRTSRAWPTYPLEPGRTYVNVGFWGTVPVGPGAEDSPLNRAVETKVSELGGHKSLYSEAFYDRETFDGLYGGPELAEVKRRYDPDDRLTSLYDKVVHRR from the coding sequence GTGAGCCTCGTCGTGGCTCCTCGGGAGGGCCGACGTCATGCGGCCGCCGTCGCCCGTCTGCAGGCGTCGTACGCGGCTCTGCCGCCTGGCGCCCCCGTGCGGCTGGCGAAGACCACCACGAACCTGTTCCGACCCCGCGTCGAGGTCGGCACGGGGCTCGACGTGAGCGGCCTGGACGGCGTGCTCTCGGTGGATCCCGAGTCCCGGCGGGCCGAGGTGCAGGGGATGTGCACCTACGAACGGCTGGTCGCCGCCACCCTGCCGCACGGTCTGATCCCGCTCGTGGTGCCCCAGCTGCGCACCATCACCCTGGGCGGGGCGGTCAGCGGGCTCGGCATCGAGTCGACCAGCTTCCGCTCCGGGCTTCCGCACGAGTCGGTGCTGGAGATGGACGTGCTCACCGGCGGCGGGACGCTGGTCACCTGCCGGCCGGGGGACGACCTCTTCGACGCCTTCCCCAGCTCCTACGGGTCGCTGGGCTACGCGACCCGGCTGCGCATCGAGCTCGAGCCGATCGGCACCCACGTGGCACTGCGGCACGTCGAGTTCCCGGACGCCGGCAGCCTCGCGGCAGCGGTCGAGGAGGTGGTCGCGACCCGGCGCTGGGAGGGCGAGCGCGTCGACGGGATGGACGGGGTGGCCTTCACCCCCACGCAGCTGCGCCTGACCCTGGCGCGGTTCGGCGCGGAGCCCGGCCCGGTCTCCGACTACACCAGGACGGGCGTCTACTGGCGCTCGGTGCAGGAGCGGGAGACCGACCTGCTGACCGCCGCCGACTACGTGTGGCGCTGGGACACCGACTGGTTCTGGTGCTCGCGCGCCTTCGGCCTGGGGCATCCGGTCGTCCGCCGGCTGTGGCCCCGCCGGTGGCGGCGCTCGGACGTCTACCAGCGGCTCGTCGCCCTGGACCGCCGGGTGGGCCTGGTCGATCGCCTCGACGCCCGGGCCGGCCGGCCACGGCGTGAGCGCGTCGTCCAGGACGTCGAGGTGCCCGTCGAGGCGCTCGGGGAGTTCCTGGCCTGGTTCGACCGGGAGGTCGGGATGCGGCCGGTGTGGCTGTGCCCGCTGCGGCTGCGCACCTCGCGCGCGTGGCCGACGTACCCGCTCGAGCCGGGCAGGACCTACGTCAACGTCGGCTTCTGGGGCACCGTCCCGGTGGGACCCGGAGCCGAGGACTCCCCGCTCAACCGGGCGGTGGAGACGAAGGTGAGCGAGCTGGGCGGGCACAAGTCGCTCTACTCGGAGGCCTTCTACGACCGCGAGACCTTCGACGGGCTCTACGGCGGACCGGAGCTCGCGGAGGTCAAGCGCCGCTACGACCCCGACGACCGGCTGACCAGCCTCTACGACAAGGTGGTGCATCGACGATGA
- a CDS encoding cytidine/deoxycytidylate deaminase family protein has translation MAEHGLSAEDAKLVTLARSTRARVGAAEGAAVRDSDGRTYAAATVDLPSLRLSALQVCVGMAVASGSRGLEAAVVLGADGASAGSAEDVAALRDLGGPDVVLHRGDARGAVAETTAVGPGA, from the coding sequence ATGGCTGAGCACGGGTTGAGCGCGGAGGACGCCAAGCTGGTCACGCTGGCCCGGTCCACCCGGGCCAGGGTCGGGGCCGCCGAGGGAGCCGCCGTCCGCGACAGCGACGGGCGCACCTACGCCGCGGCCACCGTCGACCTGCCCTCGCTGCGCCTCTCCGCCCTGCAGGTCTGCGTGGGGATGGCGGTCGCCTCCGGCTCTCGCGGCCTGGAGGCAGCCGTGGTGCTGGGTGCCGACGGGGCGTCGGCCGGGTCGGCCGAGGACGTGGCGGCGCTGCGCGACCTGGGCGGGCCCGACGTCGTGCTGCACCGGGGCGACGCCCGCGGGGCGGTCGCGGAGACCACCGCGGTGGGCCCCGGGGCCTGA
- a CDS encoding siderophore-interacting protein: MSTRAEQHDATVLSREHLSEHLVRLVLGGPGLAGFTSTGIPDEWVGLVVPGQFQSRYYTVRRWADGELVLDVVVHETGLVTEWASGDCVGDTVTVTEPKGSFDLPEGAGWLLLVGDLTALPAMARIAETVDLPTRVWAEVPDDLTDYLPAGPEVTWSAPPAAGASALAEMVEGIDWPEGEGYFWMAGESAQMRAIRKHLMRARRLPSSAYDVMGYWRANAVRQPRAVDPGPIYRAGKAAGQPDDEIWAAYDAAREER; the protein is encoded by the coding sequence GTGAGCACCAGGGCTGAGCAGCACGACGCGACGGTGCTCTCCCGTGAGCACCTCTCCGAGCACCTCGTCCGGCTGGTCCTCGGCGGGCCCGGGCTCGCCGGCTTCACCAGCACCGGCATCCCGGACGAGTGGGTCGGCCTGGTGGTGCCCGGTCAGTTCCAGAGCAGGTACTACACCGTCCGCCGGTGGGCCGACGGTGAGCTGGTCCTCGACGTCGTGGTGCACGAGACCGGGCTGGTCACCGAGTGGGCCAGCGGCGACTGCGTCGGCGACACGGTGACCGTCACGGAGCCCAAGGGCTCCTTCGACCTGCCCGAGGGGGCGGGGTGGCTGCTCCTGGTGGGCGACCTGACCGCTCTGCCGGCGATGGCCCGGATCGCCGAGACGGTCGACCTGCCCACGCGGGTCTGGGCCGAGGTCCCCGACGACCTGACCGACTACCTTCCCGCCGGCCCCGAGGTGACCTGGTCGGCTCCGCCGGCCGCGGGCGCCTCCGCGCTCGCGGAGATGGTCGAGGGCATCGACTGGCCTGAGGGCGAGGGCTACTTCTGGATGGCGGGGGAGTCCGCCCAGATGCGGGCGATCCGCAAGCACCTGATGCGCGCGCGCCGCCTGCCCAGCTCGGCGTACGACGTGATGGGCTACTGGCGGGCCAACGCGGTGCGCCAGCCCCGGGCCGTGGACCCGGGACCGATCTACCGGGCCGGCAAGGCTGCCGGCCAGCCCGACGACGAGATCTGGGCGGCCTACGACGCCGCCCGGGAGGAACGATGA
- a CDS encoding SAM-dependent methyltransferase: protein MSLLTTRQLSVAEAFESLVRGALPIRFTAYDGSAAGPPDAALGLRLTSERGLSYLLTAPGDLGLARAYAAGDLELEGVHPGDPYPALRELKQVRFHTPGPAEMMALLRSLGVAHLVPPRPPPQERLPRWRRTVEGLRHSRSRDARVIEHHYDVSNRFYELVLGPSMAYTCAVFPHERSTLEEAQAAKFDLVARKLDLQPGERMLDVGCGWGGLAMHAAREYGQQVLAVTLSPGQAEWARQAVAQAGLSDQVEVRCQDYREVTESGFDAVASIGMLEHVGVRNYAPYFEHLRERVRPGGRLLNHCITRPHNRRTETGAFIDRYIFPDGELTGVGRIIVAGQDSGLEMQHAENLRPHYARTLAAWGSNLREHWDACVAEAGLATAKVWGIYLAGSRLGFELNDIELHQVLFTRTEPDGSGGFGLETHW, encoded by the coding sequence ATGAGCCTGCTCACGACCCGACAGCTGAGCGTCGCCGAGGCGTTCGAGTCCCTCGTCCGCGGAGCCCTGCCGATCCGGTTCACCGCGTACGACGGCAGCGCCGCCGGTCCGCCCGACGCCGCGCTCGGGCTGCGCCTGACCAGCGAGCGCGGTCTCTCCTACCTGCTCACCGCCCCCGGGGACCTCGGCCTGGCCCGCGCCTACGCCGCGGGCGACCTCGAGCTCGAGGGCGTCCATCCCGGCGACCCCTACCCGGCCCTGCGCGAGCTCAAGCAGGTGCGCTTCCACACCCCCGGCCCAGCGGAGATGATGGCGCTGCTGCGCTCCCTGGGCGTCGCGCACCTGGTCCCTCCCCGACCCCCGCCGCAGGAGCGGCTGCCGCGCTGGCGTCGCACCGTCGAGGGGCTCCGCCACAGCCGGAGCCGCGACGCGCGGGTGATCGAGCACCACTACGACGTCTCGAACCGGTTCTACGAGCTGGTGCTCGGTCCGTCGATGGCCTACACCTGCGCCGTGTTCCCGCACGAGAGGAGCACGTTGGAGGAGGCGCAGGCCGCCAAGTTCGACCTGGTGGCCCGCAAGCTGGACCTGCAGCCGGGGGAGCGGATGCTGGACGTCGGGTGCGGGTGGGGCGGGCTGGCGATGCATGCCGCCCGGGAGTACGGCCAGCAGGTGCTGGCGGTCACGCTCTCCCCGGGGCAGGCCGAGTGGGCCCGGCAGGCGGTGGCGCAGGCAGGGCTCTCGGACCAGGTCGAGGTCAGGTGCCAGGACTACCGCGAGGTGACGGAGAGCGGGTTCGACGCGGTCGCCTCGATCGGGATGCTGGAGCACGTCGGAGTACGCAACTACGCGCCGTACTTCGAGCACCTGCGGGAGCGGGTCCGGCCCGGGGGCCGGCTGCTCAACCACTGCATCACTCGGCCGCACAACCGGCGTACCGAGACGGGGGCGTTCATCGACCGCTACATCTTCCCGGACGGGGAGCTCACCGGCGTGGGCCGGATCATCGTCGCCGGGCAGGACTCAGGGCTGGAGATGCAGCACGCCGAGAACCTGCGCCCCCACTACGCCCGGACGCTCGCCGCCTGGGGCAGCAACCTGCGCGAGCACTGGGACGCCTGCGTGGCCGAGGCCGGCCTGGCCACGGCGAAGGTCTGGGGCATCTACCTGGCAGGGTCCCGGCTGGGCTTCGAGCTCAACGACATCGAGCTGCACCAGGTGCTCTTCACCCGGACCGAGCCGGACGGGAGCGGGGGATTCGGGCTCGAGACGCACTGGTGA
- the era gene encoding GTPase Era, which yields MTQTSTPHRSGFVSFVGRPNAGKSTLTNALVGSKVVITSSKPQTTRTVVRGIVHRDDAQLILVDTPGLHRPRTLLGERLNDLVKTTWAEVDVVAVCFPANEKIGPGDRFIVKELGKVRRTIKVAIATKTDLATPEQIGQHLLDIQTLGAETGTEWAEIVPVSAVAGSQVDLLADLLVGLLPEGPQLYPDGDLTDAPEEVLVAELIREAALEGVRDELPHSIAVTVEEMGLREDRSEDRPLLDIHANLYVERDSQKGIMIGHKGARLREVGKAARLQIEALLGTPVYLDLHVKIAKDWQRDPRQLRKLGF from the coding sequence ATGACCCAGACCAGCACGCCGCACCGCAGCGGTTTCGTCTCCTTCGTGGGCAGGCCCAACGCCGGGAAGTCGACTCTGACCAACGCGCTCGTCGGCAGCAAGGTGGTCATCACCTCCTCCAAGCCGCAGACCACCCGGACCGTGGTCCGGGGGATCGTGCACCGCGACGACGCCCAGCTGATCCTGGTCGACACCCCCGGGCTGCACCGTCCGCGGACGCTGCTCGGCGAGCGCCTCAACGACCTGGTGAAGACCACGTGGGCCGAGGTCGACGTGGTCGCCGTCTGCTTCCCGGCCAACGAGAAGATCGGTCCCGGGGACCGGTTCATCGTCAAGGAGCTCGGCAAGGTCCGCCGGACGATCAAGGTGGCGATCGCGACCAAGACCGACCTGGCCACCCCGGAGCAGATCGGGCAGCACCTGCTGGACATCCAGACCCTGGGGGCCGAGACCGGCACCGAGTGGGCCGAGATCGTGCCGGTCTCCGCCGTCGCGGGCAGCCAGGTCGACCTCCTGGCCGACCTCCTGGTGGGCCTGCTGCCCGAGGGGCCGCAGCTCTACCCGGACGGCGACCTCACCGACGCCCCCGAGGAGGTGCTGGTGGCCGAGCTGATCCGGGAGGCCGCCCTGGAGGGCGTGCGGGACGAGCTGCCGCACTCGATCGCGGTGACGGTGGAGGAGATGGGCCTGCGCGAGGACCGGTCCGAGGACCGGCCGCTCCTGGACATCCACGCCAACCTCTACGTCGAGCGCGACTCCCAGAAGGGGATCATGATCGGGCACAAGGGGGCGCGCCTGCGCGAGGTGGGCAAGGCCGCCCGGCTGCAGATCGAGGCTCTGCTCGGCACCCCGGTCTACCTCGACCTGCACGTCAAGATCGCCAAGGACTGGCAGCGGGACCCCCGTCAGCTGCGCAAGCTCGGCTTCTGA